In Phragmites australis chromosome 17, lpPhrAust1.1, whole genome shotgun sequence, the following are encoded in one genomic region:
- the LOC133897677 gene encoding cytochrome P450 76M5-like: MEASTLLWLLYTALASCLLYKLFFYGKARRPPGPVPLPLLGNILELQGEPHHALARLAETHGPIMSLRLGTTSAIVASSAAAARDVLQRYDHILAARSVTDAGRALGNHEHSVIWLPGSSPLWKRLRAVCTNHLFSARGLDATRAVREEKVRELVHCLRGHAAGGGPVDVGRVVFSCVLNLVSNALFSEDVADLSSDRAQELEMLVRDTVEEVTKPNLSDLFPVLSKFDLQGRRRRTAGLIGRFYDFFDPIIARRLNPGSGGGEKKEDFLDVLLQLHSVDQLSLQTIKSFLLDLFAAGTDTNAITVEWTMAELLRHPAVMSKVRAELWDALGSKPHPDESDIGRLPYLRAVVMESMRLHPPSPMLMPHEAMADGAEVGGFAVPGGTKVIVNLWAIMRDPASWSEPGAFVPERFGGADQVDFVAKDRLEFMPFGAGRRACPGTPMATRVVTLILASMLHAFEWRLPEGMQPGDVDVRDRFGTSLNMVTPLKAVPVPVTTRP; this comes from the exons ATGGAAGCTTCAACCCTGCTATGGCTCCTCTACACCGCGCTCGCCTCTTGCCTCCTCTACAAGCTCTTCTTTTACGGCAAGGCGCGCCGGCCGCCGGGCCCGGTGCCACTGCCGCTTCTCGGCAACATCCTTGAGCTCCAGGGGGAGCCGCACCACGCCCTAGCCAGGCTCGCGGAGACGCACGGCCCCATCATGTCGCTGAGGCTCGGCACGACCTCCGCCATCGTggcctcctccgccgcggcggccCGCGACGTGCTGCAGAGGTACGACCACATCCTGGCGGCGCGGTCGGTCACGGACGCCGGACGCGCGCTGGGCAACCACGAGCACTCCGTCATCTGGCTCCCTGGCAGCAGCCCGCTGTGGAAGCGGCTTCGCGCCGTGTGCACGAACCACCTCTTCTCGGCGCGCGGGCTGGACGCGACACGCGCCGTGAGGGAGGAGAAGGTGAGGGAGCTGGTGCACTGCCTCCGCGGGCACGCCGCCGGCGGGGGCCCCGTGGACGTCGGCCGCGTCGTGTTCTCGTGCGTGCTCAACCTCGTCTCCAACGCGCTCTTCTCCGAGGACGTGGCGGACCTGAGCTCCGACCGCGCGCAGGAGCTGGAGATGCTGGTCAGGGACACGGTCGAGGAGGTCACCAAGCCCAACCTGTCGGACCTCTTCCCAGTGCTCTCCAAGTTCGATCTACAGGGCCGACGCCGGCGCACCGCTGGGCTTATCGGGAGGTTCTACGACTTCTTCGACCCAATCATCGCCCGCCGTCTCAAccccggcagcggcggcggtgaaAAGAAGGAAGATTTCCTTGATGTGTTACTACAGCTTCACTCGGTGGATCAGCTCAGCCTGCAAACAATCAAGTCTTTTCTTTTG GATCTCTTTGCCGCTGGAACGGACACGAACGCGATCACGGTCGAGTGGACGATGGCCGAGCTGCTCCGGCACCCGGCCGTGATGTCCAAGGTCCGCGCCGAGCTGTGGGACGCGCTGGGCTCGAAGCCGCACCCAGACGAGTCGGACATCGGCAGGCTGCCGTACCTCCGCGCCGTGGTGATGGAGAGCATGCGGCTGCACCCGCCGAGCCCGATGCTCATGCCGCACGAGGCAATGGCCGACGGCGCGGAGGTCGGCGGCTTCGCGGTGCCCGGCGGCACCAAGGTGATCGTGAACCTGTGGGCGATCATGCGCGACCCGGCGTCGTGGTCGGAGCCCGGGGCGTTCGTGCCGGAGCGGTTCGGGGGCGCGGATCAGGTGGACTTCGTGGCCAAGGACCGGCTCGAGTTCATGCCGTTCGGGGCCGGGCGGAGGGCGTGCCCCGGCACGCCGATGGCCACGAGGGTGGTGACGCTGATCCTTGCCTCCATGCTGCACGCGTTCGAGTGGAGGCTGCCCGAGGGGATGCAGCCCGGCGACGTGGATGTGAGGGACCGGTTCGGCACGTCTCTGAACATGGTCACGCCACTCAAGGCCGTGCCAGTGCCGGTGACAACGCGCCCGTAA